The genomic DNA CACGTCAATTGGCGGAAGGGCAGTTTATGACGGGATGATGGCACGGACGTCGAAACATGTCACGTAAATTATAAAGAATAGAAAATAAATCCCTGTGAATTGGAGATTCTTTACTAAAGTCAAAGCCCTAGTTGGGATTTCCAGTTTAGAATCCGGTTAAAATTCTCTCCATCAACTGCTTGATCGTCGGCACGAAGCCATTCGCATAGAAGGGGTCCTGGGCGAAACGATAGGCGTTGTGCCCGGCAAACATCAACTCCCGCTCGATATCCTTGCCATGTGCCACGTTCTGCAGCGTCTTCTGAATGCAGAACGAGCGCGGATCGGCGCGCCGTCCGGTATTGCCTTCTTCGTTCTGCGACCAATTCGAGAAGGAACAGCCCGACAGGCAGCCCATGCAGGCGATCTGGTCGGCGCGAATTTCCTCGGACTTGTCGGGAGCCACGAAAATTATGGTCGAATCAGGGGTGCGCAGCGCCTCGCTGAACCCCTGGGCGGTCCATTCCTGGGCGCGACCCTTGTCATGCGGCGTCAGATAGACCATTCGCCCGCTGGCGCCGACGGCGAAGGTTTCGGTGTGATCGCCGATCGGCTCGGCGGTGAAAAGCACTTGGCGGTCCGACCGCTCGACCAGTTCGGCCAGGAACGGGTTCTTGATGGCCGAAGAATAGAAGCCGGTGGGGCTGAATCGGTGCAGCAGAACGTCGCCGGGTTTCAGCTCGGTCAGGCGCTTCTTCCATGCCTGGGGAATGGGGGATTCCTGGGTCAGCATGGGCCGCGTGCCGAATTGGAAAGCCACCGGGCCGATTTCCGGATTGTCCAGCCAGTCTTCCCATTCCGACAGCCACCAGACGCCGCCCGCCATGATGATGGGCACTTCGTTCAGCCCAGCCTCGTTCATGGTGGCGCGCAATTCCGCAACGCGGGCATAGGGTGCCTGGGGCACCAACGGATCCTCGCTGTTGGACAGGCCGTTATGGCCGCCCGCCAGCCAGGGGTCCTCATAGACCACACCGCCCAAAAGGTCGGGGGTTTTGTGATAGGCGCGCTTCCACAGCGCCTTGAAGGCGCGGGCCGACGAAACGATGGGATAGTAATAAACATTGTAACGCGCCGCGATCTCGGCCACCCGGTAAGGCATGCCCGCGCCGCAGGTCACGCCCTGGATCAACCCCTTGGCCCCTTCCAGAATGCCGATCAGAACGCGTTCGGCGCCGCCCATTTCCCAAAGCACATTGACGTGGATGGCGCCCTTGCCACCCGACAAGTCGTGGGCGACCTTGGCCTGATAGATTCCGCCCCTGATGCCGTAAGCCACCAGTTCCTCGAAACGCTCGCGTCTTGTCTTACCGTGATAGGTCTGGGGAAGAAGATTGCCCTGGCTGTCAAAGGCGTCGGCATTGACGCCGGAAAAAGTGCCGATGCCGCCGCACTTCGCCCAAGCGCCGGTGGTGATCCCGGTGCTGACGGCCACACCTTTGCCGCCCTCGATCAAGGGCAGAACATCGCGCCCGGACATGCGAATGGAATTCAATGCCTTCACGGCCACATACTCCCCGATGGAACCCCGTACATATAGCCCCCCTGCGAGCTTCTGGCTAGCCTGGGGCGAGGATTTTCGGATCGTCGGTGAAAATCGTGTCCACCCCCATCCGAAACAGCCGTTGAGCCTGGGTCAACCTGTTGACCGTATAGGTAAAAACCCGCATTCCTGCCCCGTGAAGGGCGTCGATCCGCTCTTTGCGCAATTCCTGCGCCGCCAGATTGAAGGTGCTGGCCTTCAGGGCAAGGGCCCGTTCCAAATGCCTGCTCTCGAATCGTTGGGCCAGATAACCCAACGGCCAGCCATCGGCTAGGCGGCAGGCTTCGTCCAGGGCTTGGTCGTCGAAGCTCGAAATCAGGGGCAAGGGGGCAGATTCCGGCCAAACGCGCTTGGCCGTCGCCAGCGCCAAGCGGGCGGTTTCGCGCCCATTTTCCGGATCGGGCTTGATCTCGATATTCACGCCCATGCCAAGGCTGGCGATGGTGGTCAGGGCTTCCTCAAGGGTCGGGATGGGTTCGTCCTTGAAGCGGCGCGAAAACCAACTGCCCGCATCCAGACTTTTCAATTCGTCGAGGCGATGTTCCTGAACGCGCCCCAGGCCGTTGGTGGTGCGTTCCAGCGTGGCGTCGTGAAAAACCACGGGCACGCCGTCCTTGGACAGCCTGACATCCAACTCGACCCACGCCGCTCCCAGATCGGCCGCGCAAAAAAAAGACGCCAGAGTATTCTCTGGCGCCCAGCGCGCAGCGCCTCTATGACCGATCAGGCGCGGCCATAGAGGGCTGTTCGACAATGGTCTTACTCTTCGGTCTTCTTGCCGGAGATGTCCTCTCCGGTGGCTTGGTCGACCTGCTTCATCGACAGCTTGACCTTGCCGCGTTCGTCGAAGCCAATGACCTTGACCTTCACCGCATCGCCTACCTTGACCACGTCGGTGGTCTTGGCGACGCGCGAAGCGGCCAGTTCCGAAATGTGAACCAGACCGTCCTTCGAACCCAGGAAGTTCACGAAGGCGCCGAAGTCCATGGTTTTGACGACCTTGCCGGGATAGACGACGCCCATCTCGGGTTCGGCAACGATGCCGCGGATCATGTTGATGGCGATCTCGGCGGCTTCGCTGTCGACGGCGGCCACCTTGATGGTGCCGGTGTCGTCGATATCGACCTTGGCGCCGGAAACCTCGCAGATTTCACGGATCACCTTGCCGCCCGAACCGATCACTTCGCGGATCTTTTCCTTGGGGATCTGGAAGGTGGTGATGCGGGGCGCGTTGCGGCTGACTTCCTGGCGTCCGCTGGTCAGCGCCTTGCCCATTTCGCCCAGGATGTGCATGCGCCCATCCTTGGCCTGGCCCAAAGCGATTTTCATGATCTCCTCGGTGATCGAGGTGATCTTGATGTCCATCTGCAGCGCGGTGATGCCCTGATCGGTACCGGCCACCTTGAAGTCCATGTCGCCCAGGTGATCTTCGTCGCCCAGGATGTCGGTAAGAACCGCGAAGCGGCCCTCTTCCTTGATCAGACCCATGGCGATGCCAGCCACCGGCCTGGGCATCGGAACGCCCGAGTCCATCAGGGCCAGCGACGAGCCGCAAACGGTCGCCATCGAAGACGAGCCGTTCGATTCGGTGATCTCCGAAACGACGCGCATGGTGTAGGGGAAGGATTCCTTGCTGGGCAGCAAGGGATGGATGGCGCGCCAAGCCAGCTTGCCATGGCCGACTTCACGACGGCCCGGGCTGCCCATGCGGCCGACTTCGCCCACCGAGTAGGGAGGGAAGTTGTAATGCAGCATGAAGTTCTCGCGGTATTCGCCTTCCAGCGCGTCGATGATCTGCTCGTCCTGGCCGGTGCCCAACGTGGTGACCACCATGGCCTGGGTCTCGCCGCGGGTGAACAGGGCCGAACCGTGGGCGCGGGGCAGGAAGCCCACTTGGCAGTCGATGGGACGCACCGTCTTGGTGTCGCGTCCGTCGATGCGCTTGCCGGTGTCCAAGATCGCGTTGCGCACGATGTCGGCTTCCAGATCCTTGAACAGGCCGGAAATCATGCCGCCGTCGATGCCTTCCTCGGTCAACTGCGCCATCGTCTTTTCCTTGACGGCGCCAACCTTGGCATAGCGGGCCTGCTTGACCGTTTCCGTGTAGGCGGCGCGCAGGTCGGCTTCGGCCACCGCCTTGACGCGCACGCGCGCCGCTGCGGTTTCCGGGGCCTCGGTGGGAATGTCCCAGGGTTCCTTGGCGCATTTCTCGGCTAGGCCGATGATGGCTTCGATCACCGGCTGGAAGTTCTTATGGCCGAAGGAAACGGCGCCCAGCATGATCTCTTCGCTCAATTCCTTGGCTTCCGATTCGACCATCAGCACGCCTTCCTTGGTGCCGGCGACAACCAGATCCAGGGTCGAGCGGGGCAGATCGCCCTGCAGCGGATTGAGGACATATTCGCCATCGATGAAGCCGACGCGCGCACCGCCGACCGGACCCATGAAGGGCACGCCGGAAATGGTCAGCGCCGCCGAGGCGGCAACCAGGGAAACGATGTCGGGATCGTTTTCCAGATCGTGCGACAGCACGGTGCAGACGACCTGGGTTTCATTGCGAAAGCCATCGGCGAAGAGCGGACGGATCGGACGGTCGATCAGGCGCGACACCAGGGTCTCTTTTTCGGAGGGACGACCCTCGCGCTTGAAGAAGCCGCCCGGAATCTTGCCGGCGGCAAACGCCTTTTCCTGGTAATTCACGGTCAGCGGGAAGAAATCGATGCCCGGACGGGCGGTCTTCATGGCGACAACGGTCGCCAGCACGGTGGTTTCGCCATAGGTCACCAGAACGGCGCCATTGGCCTGACGGGCGATCCTGCCGGTCTCCATGACCAGCTTGCGTCCGCCCCAGGTCAGTTCCTTGCGGTAAACGTCGAACATGCGTTCAGTTCCTTTATATGAGAGCGCCGCCGGATTGCGGAACTCATGCGGGCAACGCCCGATATCCCCTGGATATGGACGCGACAAAGCAAGCCGGGCCTTTGCCCGGCTTGCTGGTGCCGAATGGGTCTTGCCTTCTAGCCCAAAAATCCGTTTTCAAGACAACCGGCTTATTTGCGGATGCCGAGACGCTGGATCAGCGTGTCGTAACGGCCCACGTCCTTGCGCTTGAGGTAATCAAGCAGACGGCGGCGCTGACCAACCATGATCAGAAGCCCGCGCCGGGAATGGAAATCCTTCTTGTGGTCCTTCAGATGCTCGGTGAGATTGCGGATGCGTTCCGTCAGAACGGCCACCTGCACTTCGGGCGAACCAGTATCGGCGCTGCCGGTAGCAAATTCGGCAATCAGCGCGGTCTTGCGCTCTTGCGTAATCGACATCGGTTTCTCCTAAGAATTAGAGGTTGAAAACGCGGAAGGGAACGATTTCTCCATTCTCCGTCCGTGCCAGCGCCACCAGCTTTCCTTCGGCCATCACCCGGACGATAGAGTCCAAGGGAATGGCATCCAGAGGCATGCGGGCAGCCAATCTCAGAAGAGAGACGGTTTGCCCGCTTTTGAGGCGTTGGGCTTCCGCTTCCCCAAGGGCCAGTGCCGGGATGTCGTCCAGCACGGTCTCTACGGGCAGCAGATGCTCCGAGGCGGCGGCACTATGTCCGAGTTCGTCCAGTTTTTCCAGGGAAATCGCATCTTTCTCGCCAAAGGCCCCCACCCGCATGCGCCGAAGGCGGACGATGTGGCCGACCGTGCCCAGGGCTAGGGCGAGATCGCGCGCCAAAGCCCGCATATAGGTGCCTTTGCCGCAGGACGCCTCGAAATCCGCATGATCGGGGTCGGGCTGGCCCAAGAGGCGCAGCGCGTCGATGCGAACGATTCTTGGTTTCATGTCAACGGGTTGCTGGTCGCGGGCGAGGTCATAGGCCCGCTTGCCTTCGATCTTGATGGCGGAATAGATGGGGGGAGTTTGCGACACCTCGCCGATGAAGCTGGGCAGCAGGGCTTCGATCTCGGGGGCCGAGGGGCGGTGGTCCGAGGTGGCGGTAATCTCGCCCTCGCCATCGTCGGTCGAGCGGGCGATGCCGAAACGCACCCTGAAATGATAGGTCTTGTCGCCGTCCATGGCATAGGCCACGGTCTTGGTGGCTTCGCCAAGTGCTATGGGCAAAATGCCCGAGGCCAGCGGATCCAGCGTTCCGCCATGTCCTGCCTTGGCGGCGCCCAGAACCCTGCGCACCTTGGCGACGACCTGGGTCGAGGTGATGCCGATCGGCTTGTCGATGATCAGCCAGCCATGAATGGGCTGGCCCTTCCTACGCCCCATCTTCGGGGTCCTCGCCGCTTTCCGGCTTGATGTCGCGCTTCACTTCGGGGCTGTTCAGAAGAGCGTCGATCCTGGCTCCCTCGTCGAATGAGGTGTCCAACTCGAAGCGGTAGTCGGGCAGGAATTTCAACGGAACCTGCTTGGCCACTTCATGGCGCAGATACCCCGCCGCCCGGTTCAATCCCTCGATGGCTTCAGGTGCTTTGGCTCCGCCGAGCGGCATGACATAGGCGGTGGCGTGCTTGAGGTCGGGCGTCATGCGGATTTCGGTTACGGTCAGGGCGACGCCCTGCAGGTCGGGATCGCGAAAATCGGCGCGTTCCAGCACCCAGGCCAGCGCGTGCCTAAGCGCTTCGCCCACGCGCAACTGGCGCTGCGACGGGCCGCTTGATCTGGGGGCTGAATGAGATCGGGCCATGAGCACTACCGGAAAAAAAGGGAACGCAGCCTTGCTTAATCAAGCGTGGCCGCGATCTCCTCCATTTCGAAACATTCGATGACGTCGCCCTTCTGGATGTCGTTGTAATTTTCCAACGACATGCCGCACTCGTAGCCTTCCTGGACTTCCTTGACGTCGTCCTTGAAACGCTTGAGCTGGCTGAGAGCGCCCTCGTGAATGACCACGTTGTCACGCAGCAAGCGCACCTTCGAGCCGCGCTTGACCACGCCCTCGGTGATGCGGCAACCGGCCACCTTGCCGACCTTGGTGATGTTGAAGACGTCGCGGATTTCGGCGTAGCCCAGGAACTTTTCCTTGACCGTGGGGGCCAGCATGCCGGTCAGCGCCTTCTTCATGTCTTCGGCGACGTCGTAGATGATCGAGTAATAGCGGATGTCAACGCCGTCGCGTCTGGCGATGTCGCGGGCCTGCGGGTTGGCGCGCACGTTGAAGCCGACGATCAGGGCGCTGGAAGCGCGGGCCAGCGTGACGTCGGACTCGTTGATGCCGCCGACCGCCGAATGCAGCACGCGGATCTTGACCATGTCGGTGCCGATCTTGGCCAACGTGCCGTTGATGGCTTCCACCGATCCTTGCACGTCGCCCTTGATGACGACCGGCAGTTCCTTGACCTCGCCTGCCTGGATGCGCTCGAACATCTGTTCCAGCGTGCCGCGCGCCGAAGCCACCTGACGGGCCTCGCGCTGCTTTCTTTCGCGGTAACCGGCCACTTCGCGGGCGCGGTTTTCGTTCTCGACCACGATGAAGTCGTCGCCCGCCTGAGGCACGCCGTTCAAGCCCAGCACCTCGACCGGCGCGGCGGGACCGGCCACGTCGATCTTCTTGCCGTGATCGTCGGCCATGGCGCGCACGCGGCCCCATTCGGTGCCGGAAACGAAAATGTCGCCCACCTTCAGGCTGCCCTTCTGGACCAGCACGGTGGCGACGGCGCCACGGCCCTTTTCCATCTTGGCTTCAACCACCACGCCCTGGGCGGCACGGTCGGGATTGGCCTTGAGGTCGAGAATTTCAGCCTGCAGCAGGATGGCTTCCTCGAGCTTTTCGAGATTCATGCGCTTCTTGGCCGAAACGTTGATGGCCAGCACTTCGCCGCCCATTTCCTCGACCACGATCTCGTGCTGCAGCAGTTCCTGGCGCACGCGGTCAGGATTGGCGTCGGGCTTGTCGATCTTGTTGACCGCGACCACGATGGGCACCTTGGCCGCCTTGGCGTGGCGGATGGCTTCCACCGTCTGCGGCATGATGCCGTCGTCGGCGGCCACCACCAGCACCACAACGTCGGTGACGGCGGCGCCGCGGGCGCGCATGGCGGTAAAGGCTTCGTGGCCCGGCGTGTCGATGAAGGTGATCTTCTGGCCGCCCTTCATCGTCACCTGATAGGCGCCGATATGCTGGGTGATGCCGCCCGCTTCGCCCGACACCACGTCGGTTTCGCGCAGCGCGTCCAAAAGCGAGGTCTTGCCGTGATCGACATGGCCCATAACAGTGACGACCGGCGGGCGACGGACCAGATGGGCTTCGGTGTCTTCAAAGCCGGTCAGGCCGATTTCGACGTCGGCGTCGGACACGCGCTTGGCGGTATGGCCGAATTCCGAAACCACCAGTTCGGCGGTGTCGGCGTCGATCACCTGATTGATGGTGGCCATGACGCCCATGCGCATCAGGGTCTTGATGACTTCGGCGCCGCGCGTCGCCATGCGGTTGGCCAATTCCTGAACATTGATGGTTTCGGGAATCACCACTTCGCGGCTCATCTTCTCGGCGGCCTTTTGGGCCTCCAACTGCTTGAGGCGCTCGCGCTCGCGGGCGCGCTTGACGGCGGCCATGCTGCGCCCGCGCTCGCCGCGATCTTCTTCGTCAAGAGCGGCTGAAACCGTCAGCTTGCCGGGCCTGCGCTTGGGTTCCATGCGCGACTTGGCGGGGGCTGGCGCCTTATGGGCGGGAGCGCCGCCGCGACCGGGCCTGCGCTTCTCGCTGCTCTCGTCGTCCTCGTCAACTTCCTGGCCGTGGCCGGCGGGCTTGGGAACCCGGGCGGGTTCGGTGGATGCGGGCTGCTTGGCGGCAGGCGTCTCGGACTTGGCGGCGGGGGCCGGTTCCGAAGCGGGCGGCAGGGCTTCTTCCTGCACGGGCGCCGGTTCCGGCTCGGGCGGCAACAAGGACAGGCGGATGCGCTCCTCTTCGGCGCGCTTGGCCTCTTCCTCGGCCCTGATCTGAGCTAGGCGCTTGTTCTCTTCCTCGGCCTTGCGGGCCGCCTGAAGGGCGTGCAGACGATGCTGCTTTTCGTCATCGGTCAGTTGATGATGCGGGGCGGGTTCGGGCGCTGGAATCGGCGCGGGCGGCACAGGGGCCGGGGCCACCGGGGCCGCCTGCACCTGGGGCGCTGCTTCCATGACTTCGGGAACGGGGGCGCCGCCCTGGCCGATCGTGCGCTTCTTGCGCACTTCGACCGCCACGGCCTTCGAGCGGCCATGCGAGAAGCTCTGGCGAATCTGGCCCGCCTCGACGGTCTTCTTCAGCTCCAGCTTGGGCCTCAAGCGCAGTTTGCCGCCGTCCTGATCGTTCGTATCCGTCATTTCGCTTCCTGTCCACCTGACCGCTCGGCCTGCAAGCCCATCAGGGCGTTCAGGCGATTTAATTCAATCAACAGCCGTTTTGCCAATCCGCCAGGCAATACAGCCACATGCACCATCTGTTCGCGGCCCAAAGCCTGTCCCAGCTCGGCCGCGGAAAAAAGCATCCACTCCAAGACCGGTTCCGGGGCCTTGCCCGCCAGCTTGCGTCGCCCGTCGGGCGCTCCGTCGCTGGCTTCCAGGCGAAGCCGCACCTGACCTTTGGTCAGCGCCTCCTTCACCTGGTCGAAACCCGCCACCACCAGACTTGCCCGGCGCGCCATGCCCAGCATGTCCAGGCAGCGGCGGCGCAACAAAAGCTCGAGCCGCTGGACCAGATCGGGCGGCACAACCAGCTTGCGCCGGGCGGCCTTGGCGAACAGACCCTTCTTCAGGGCCGTATTTACCACATCCCGTTCGGCGCTCAACCACAATCCCCGGCCCGGCAGCTTGGCCGCCAGATCGGGCGTCAACTCATCTTCAGGCCCGACGACGAAGCGTATCATCTCTTCCTTGGGTCGGATGCGCCCGGTACCCAGACAGCGGCGCAACGGTCCCTTGGTCGGTTCTTCCGGCAGGGCCGGATCTTGCGCTTCGTCCACCCGGCGTCTCCGGTTACTTCGCCTCGTCTTCGAACCAGTGCGCCCTGGCCTTCATGATGATGGCGTTCGCATCGTCTTCGCTCAAGGCCTCGGCACCCACGATTTCGACCAGTTCGTCGCTGGCCAGATCGGCCAGATCGTCGAGCGATTTCACGCCCTTGGCGCCCAGGGCCACCAGCATGCCGGGCGTCACGCCCTCGATGGCGGCCACTTCGTCGGCCACGCCCATGCCCTTGCGCTCTTCGTCGAACTTGGCGTCGCGGGCTTCCAAGAAACCCTTGGCGCGGTTTTGCAATTCCTCGGCCACGCTTTCGTCGAAGCCTTCGATCGAGGCCAGCTCGTCCAGTTCGACAAAGGCGATTTCCTCGACCGTCGAGAAACCCTCGGTGACCAGCAGATGCGCCAGCACGTCATCGACGTCGAGCGCGTCGATGAACAACTGCGAGCGGGTGCGGAACTCTTCCTGGCGACGTTCGGACTCTTCGGCCTCGGTCAGGATGTCGATGTCCCAGCCGGTCAACTGACTGGCCAGACGCACGTTCTGGCCGCGCCTGCCGATGGCCAGCGAAAGCTGATCGTCGGGCACCACCACTTCGATGCGGTTCTGTTCCTCGTCCAGCACCACCTTGGCGACCTCGGCCGGAGCCAGGGCGTTCACCACGAAGGTGGCGGGGTCTTGCGACCAGGGAATGATGTCGATCTTCTCGCCTTGCAACTCGGCCACCACGGCTTGCACGCGCGATCCCTTCATGCCGACGCAGGCGCCGACGGGGTCGATGCCGTGATCGTTGGAGATGACGGCGATCTTGGCCCTGGATCCCGGATCGCGGGCCACTGACTTGATTTCGATGAT from Alphaproteobacteria bacterium includes the following:
- a CDS encoding RNA-binding protein; the protein is MDEAQDPALPEEPTKGPLRRCLGTGRIRPKEEMIRFVVGPEDELTPDLAAKLPGRGLWLSAERDVVNTALKKGLFAKAARRKLVVPPDLVQRLELLLRRRCLDMLGMARRASLVVAGFDQVKEALTKGQVRLRLEASDGAPDGRRKLAGKAPEPVLEWMLFSAAELGQALGREQMVHVAVLPGGLAKRLLIELNRLNALMGLQAERSGGQEAK
- the rpsO gene encoding 30S ribosomal protein S15; translated protein: MSITQERKTALIAEFATGSADTGSPEVQVAVLTERIRNLTEHLKDHKKDFHSRRGLLIMVGQRRRLLDYLKRKDVGRYDTLIQRLGIRK
- the infB gene encoding translation initiation factor IF-2, which produces MTDTNDQDGGKLRLRPKLELKKTVEAGQIRQSFSHGRSKAVAVEVRKKRTIGQGGAPVPEVMEAAPQVQAAPVAPAPVPPAPIPAPEPAPHHQLTDDEKQHRLHALQAARKAEEENKRLAQIRAEEEAKRAEEERIRLSLLPPEPEPAPVQEEALPPASEPAPAAKSETPAAKQPASTEPARVPKPAGHGQEVDEDDESSEKRRPGRGGAPAHKAPAPAKSRMEPKRRPGKLTVSAALDEEDRGERGRSMAAVKRARERERLKQLEAQKAAEKMSREVVIPETINVQELANRMATRGAEVIKTLMRMGVMATINQVIDADTAELVVSEFGHTAKRVSDADVEIGLTGFEDTEAHLVRRPPVVTVMGHVDHGKTSLLDALRETDVVSGEAGGITQHIGAYQVTMKGGQKITFIDTPGHEAFTAMRARGAAVTDVVVLVVAADDGIMPQTVEAIRHAKAAKVPIVVAVNKIDKPDANPDRVRQELLQHEIVVEEMGGEVLAINVSAKKRMNLEKLEEAILLQAEILDLKANPDRAAQGVVVEAKMEKGRGAVATVLVQKGSLKVGDIFVSGTEWGRVRAMADDHGKKIDVAGPAAPVEVLGLNGVPQAGDDFIVVENENRAREVAGYRERKQREARQVASARGTLEQMFERIQAGEVKELPVVIKGDVQGSVEAINGTLAKIGTDMVKIRVLHSAVGGINESDVTLARASSALIVGFNVRANPQARDIARRDGVDIRYYSIIYDVAEDMKKALTGMLAPTVKEKFLGYAEIRDVFNITKVGKVAGCRITEGVVKRGSKVRLLRDNVVIHEGALSQLKRFKDDVKEVQEGYECGMSLENYNDIQKGDVIECFEMEEIAATLD
- a CDS encoding glycerophosphoryl diester phosphodiesterase, with the protein product MSNSPLWPRLIGHRGAARWAPENTLASFFCAADLGAAWVELDVRLSKDGVPVVFHDATLERTTNGLGRVQEHRLDELKSLDAGSWFSRRFKDEPIPTLEEALTTIASLGMGVNIEIKPDPENGRETARLALATAKRVWPESAPLPLISSFDDQALDEACRLADGWPLGYLAQRFESRHLERALALKASTFNLAAQELRKERIDALHGAGMRVFTYTVNRLTQAQRLFRMGVDTIFTDDPKILAPG
- the nusA gene encoding transcription termination/antitermination protein NusA; its protein translation is MERIAALPRPELLQVADAVARDKNIDREEVLMAMEQAIQKAGRSKYGHEHDIRAHIDRKTGEIQLARAIEVAETIENEATQCTLAQARRKKPDAEIGEFLIDPLPPIDFGRIAAQTAKQVIVQRVRDAERERQFNEYKDRIGDISNGLVKRVEFGNVVVDLGRAEGLLRRDELIPRENFRVGDRVRAYIVDVRKEVRGPQIFLSRTAPQFMSKLFGQEVPEIYDGIIEIKSVARDPGSRAKIAVISNDHGIDPVGACVGMKGSRVQAVVAELQGEKIDIIPWSQDPATFVVNALAPAEVAKVVLDEEQNRIEVVVPDDQLSLAIGRRGQNVRLASQLTGWDIDILTEAEESERRQEEFRTRSQLFIDALDVDDVLAHLLVTEGFSTVEEIAFVELDELASIEGFDESVAEELQNRAKGFLEARDAKFDEERKGMGVADEVAAIEGVTPGMLVALGAKGVKSLDDLADLASDELVEIVGAEALSEDDANAIIMKARAHWFEDEAK
- the rbfA gene encoding 30S ribosome-binding factor RbfA — encoded protein: MARSHSAPRSSGPSQRQLRVGEALRHALAWVLERADFRDPDLQGVALTVTEIRMTPDLKHATAYVMPLGGAKAPEAIEGLNRAAGYLRHEVAKQVPLKFLPDYRFELDTSFDEGARIDALLNSPEVKRDIKPESGEDPEDGA
- the truB gene encoding tRNA pseudouridine(55) synthase TruB, producing the protein MGRRKGQPIHGWLIIDKPIGITSTQVVAKVRRVLGAAKAGHGGTLDPLASGILPIALGEATKTVAYAMDGDKTYHFRVRFGIARSTDDGEGEITATSDHRPSAPEIEALLPSFIGEVSQTPPIYSAIKIEGKRAYDLARDQQPVDMKPRIVRIDALRLLGQPDPDHADFEASCGKGTYMRALARDLALALGTVGHIVRLRRMRVGAFGEKDAISLEKLDELGHSAAASEHLLPVETVLDDIPALALGEAEAQRLKSGQTVSLLRLAARMPLDAIPLDSIVRVMAEGKLVALARTENGEIVPFRVFNL
- a CDS encoding nitronate monooxygenase, with protein sequence MSGRDVLPLIEGGKGVAVSTGITTGAWAKCGGIGTFSGVNADAFDSQGNLLPQTYHGKTRRERFEELVAYGIRGGIYQAKVAHDLSGGKGAIHVNVLWEMGGAERVLIGILEGAKGLIQGVTCGAGMPYRVAEIAARYNVYYYPIVSSARAFKALWKRAYHKTPDLLGGVVYEDPWLAGGHNGLSNSEDPLVPQAPYARVAELRATMNEAGLNEVPIIMAGGVWWLSEWEDWLDNPEIGPVAFQFGTRPMLTQESPIPQAWKKRLTELKPGDVLLHRFSPTGFYSSAIKNPFLAELVERSDRQVLFTAEPIGDHTETFAVGASGRMVYLTPHDKGRAQEWTAQGFSEALRTPDSTIIFVAPDKSEEIRADQIACMGCLSGCSFSNWSQNEEGNTGRRADPRSFCIQKTLQNVAHGKDIERELMFAGHNAYRFAQDPFYANGFVPTIKQLMERILTGF
- the pnp gene encoding polyribonucleotide nucleotidyltransferase yields the protein MFDVYRKELTWGGRKLVMETGRIARQANGAVLVTYGETTVLATVVAMKTARPGIDFFPLTVNYQEKAFAAGKIPGGFFKREGRPSEKETLVSRLIDRPIRPLFADGFRNETQVVCTVLSHDLENDPDIVSLVAASAALTISGVPFMGPVGGARVGFIDGEYVLNPLQGDLPRSTLDLVVAGTKEGVLMVESEAKELSEEIMLGAVSFGHKNFQPVIEAIIGLAEKCAKEPWDIPTEAPETAAARVRVKAVAEADLRAAYTETVKQARYAKVGAVKEKTMAQLTEEGIDGGMISGLFKDLEADIVRNAILDTGKRIDGRDTKTVRPIDCQVGFLPRAHGSALFTRGETQAMVVTTLGTGQDEQIIDALEGEYRENFMLHYNFPPYSVGEVGRMGSPGRREVGHGKLAWRAIHPLLPSKESFPYTMRVVSEITESNGSSSMATVCGSSLALMDSGVPMPRPVAGIAMGLIKEEGRFAVLTDILGDEDHLGDMDFKVAGTDQGITALQMDIKITSITEEIMKIALGQAKDGRMHILGEMGKALTSGRQEVSRNAPRITTFQIPKEKIREVIGSGGKVIREICEVSGAKVDIDDTGTIKVAAVDSEAAEIAINMIRGIVAEPEMGVVYPGKVVKTMDFGAFVNFLGSKDGLVHISELAASRVAKTTDVVKVGDAVKVKVIGFDERGKVKLSMKQVDQATGEDISGKKTEE